TCCCCGATCTGAACTCGTCGAACCGAGTGCTCCGAGAGAACGCGCAACGGCAGGCACTCAACTCACCGATCCAGGGTTCGGCTGCCGACATCCTCAAACGAGCCATGTTGTCGATCAGTGCCGACATGGCGGGGATGCAGTCACGGATGCTCCTTCAGGTGCACGACGAACTCGTTTTCGAGGTTGCCCCCGGCGAGCTCGACGATCTTACGTCGCTCGTTCGCGCGCGCATGGGCGGTGCGGCGGACCTCGATGTTCCGCTCGATGTGCAGATCGGCACTGGTCCGAACTGGGACGCGGCTGCCCACTGAGTGGCGTCGCGCTCGGAGAACACCGCGGCGTAGGCTTGGCCCAGGAGGGCTGATGATCGAGAGAACAGTAGCGGTGGCTTCCGCCGTTGGCCTGCACGCACGCCCTGCCTCGCTCTTCTGCAAGGCGGCCGCCCAAGCGGGTGTACCCGTCACTATCAGCTCGGCGAGTGGGTCGAGTGTGAACGCCTCGAGCATCCTGGGTGTTCTGTCGCTCGGTGTGAACCACGGGGATGTTGTGACTCTCAGTGCTGAGGGCGACGGCGCCGAGCAGGCGCTCGACAAACTGGTCGATCTCCTCTCCGTCGAACTTGATGCCCGCTGATCCCGGGTCGCCGTGGCGCGACGCGCTGGGGGAGGACTGGGAGCGACTCGACCCCCACCTCATCTCGTATTTCGGCGCTCTCACCCCCGCTCAGATCGGTCGCGGTCGTGGCGTTTTTGATGTCGTCGGCACACCCCGGAGGTGGCTGTGGCCCCTACTCTCTCTCCTCGGC
This genomic window from Antiquaquibacter oligotrophicus contains:
- a CDS encoding HPr family phosphocarrier protein, whose translation is MIERTVAVASAVGLHARPASLFCKAAAQAGVPVTISSASGSSVNASSILGVLSLGVNHGDVVTLSAEGDGAEQALDKLVDLLSVELDAR